Proteins encoded in a region of the Magallana gigas chromosome 8, xbMagGiga1.1, whole genome shotgun sequence genome:
- the LOC105331293 gene encoding ubiquitin thioesterase zranb1-B, whose translation MMTDTDKWECQHCTYQNYQVSAKCTLCNKRRQDTRISDFENEEQDIYKMAASMGHNKESSLVSQTSSQICSTSTDPVIGTKWACSACTYLNWPKASKCTQCHRVRKSVSPGCQSPVERSRTRKEPSEAQSGEGCRSGGRTTPAREVIPGSPKAAKCTSNNDINKTHAKYAKIKWTCKACTYENWPKTQKCVMCGTSRGRFSPEIITSPPSLSPTEITAKQMGSTSPVLACGGGSPQSDNQSVEVQDPSTSGAITSEDNKATEKRLKQIRKCMREKDWLWLNACVGVVVGDLGAIESFLASGGDPSRQLTQDEVALLNRPSAFEVGYTIVHLAIRFKRDDMLAVLLTSTESNANGLKRLPSHVSPDVAAEIRREISSILRQRKGGKGEFPCQFFSDCVTFALPSGVMDLPQSIQSQVFSEILDEDVQKELEEDLVINWSLELTVRLGSRLYALWNRTAGDCLLDSVLQATWGVFDSDNTLRQALSESISDGAMMFYPRWKEYESMHAESLQFSLDEAQWQNDWAELLNLASQPGASLEQTHIFALAHILRRPIIVYGVKYVKSFRGESLGLARFQGVYLPLLWEKGFCWKTPIALGYTRGHFSALVTMEMDTDGILGAGAHIEPNDDDEVAYLPLVDYEGKLLPVPFLMGSEVGREESILHEWLDCVVTKGGCLVALQKTGKRPLMIKQMVDEWLEHYRQLPQVTMATNKQTTLAAQTFSSDGESDQE comes from the exons ATGATGACTGACACAGACAAGTGGGAGTGCCAGCACTGTACCTATCAGAACTACCAAGTGTCAGCGAAATGCACATTATGCAATAAACGTCGGCAGGACACCAGGATCTCAGACTTTGAAAATGAAGAGCAAGACATCTATAAGATGGCAGCATCCATGGGACATAATAAAGAAAGTAGCTTGGTCTCCCAAACCTCTTCCCAAATTTGTTCTACCAGCACCGATCCTGTGATTGGTACAAAATGGGCATGTTCAGCTTGTACATATCTTAATTGGCCAAAAGCTAGCAAATGCACTCAGTGTCATAGGGTAAGGAAAAGTGTATCGCCTGGCTGTCAGTCACCAGTAGAAAGGAGCAGGACCAGAAAGGAACCATCAGAAGCTCAATCAGGGGAGGGTTGCAGGTCTGGTGGAAGGACTACTCCAGCCCGGGAAGTAATACCTGGTTCCCCAAAGGCAGCAAAATGTACCTCCAACAATGATATTAATAAAACTCatgcaaaatatgcaaaaatcaAATGGACCTGTAAAGCGTGCACGTATGAAAACTGGCCGAAGACCCAGAAATGTGTTATGTGTGGGACAAGTAGAGGGCGTTTTTCTCCGGAGATAATTACTTCACCGCCTTCTTTATCTCCCACTGAAATCACCGCAAAACAGATGGGGTCCACCTCTCCAGTCTTAGCTTGTGGAGGTGGGTCCCCTCAAAGTGACAATCAGTCTGTAGAAGTACAAGACCCATCAACCTCTGGTGCTATCACGTCCGAGGATAACAAAGCCACGGAAAAAAGACTTAAACAAATTCGTAAATGTATGAGGGAAAAGGACTGGTTGTGGCTCAATGCTTGTGTGGGTGTGGTGGTTGGAGATCTTGGTGCCATTGAGTCATTTCTCGCATCAGGTGGTGATCCTTCCCGGCAGCTAACACAGGATGAGGTTGCATTATTAAACCGACCTAGTGCTTTTGAAGTCGGGTACACGATTGTTCATCTTGCCATTAGATTCAAGAGAGATGACATGCTTGCTGTGCTCTTGACAAGTACAGAATCCAATGCCAATGGACTTAAGCGCCTACCCTCTCATGTTTCCCCCGATGTTGCTGCAGAAATCCGCAGAGAAATTTCTTCTATTCTCAGGCAACGGAAAGGAGGAAAAGGGGAGTTTCCCTGTCAGTTCTTTTCAGATTGTGTTACCTTTGCCTTGCCCTCAG GTGTAATGGATCTGCCTCAGTCCATACAGTCACAGGTGTTCAGTGAAATCCTAGATGAAGATGTACAGAAAG AACTAGAGGAAGACTTGGTCATTAATTGGAGTCTGGAGCTGACAGTGAGACTAGGGAGTCGGCTGTATGCTCTGTGGAACAGGACAGCTGGGGACTGTCTCCTAGACTCTGTACTACAGGCAACATGGGGCGTGTTCGACTCGGACAACACACTTAGACAAGCCCTCTCTGAGAGCATTAGTGATGGTGCTATGAT GTTCTACCCAAGATGGAAGGAGTATGAATCCATGCACGCAGAGAGTTTGCAATTTTCCTTAGATGAAGCTCAGTGGCAGAACGACTGGGCAGAACTCCTTAACTTAGCAAGTCAACCTG GTGCTTCTTTAGAGCAGACTCACATATTTGCATTAGCTCACATTCTCCGTAGACCTATCATTGTGTATGGAGTGAAGTATGTCAAAAGTTTTCGTGGAGAATCGTTAGGATTAGCCAGATTTCAAG GTGTTTATTTGCCTTTACTATGGGAGAAAGGATTTTGCTGGAAGACACCAATAGCATTAGGCTATACAAGGGGCCATTTCTCTGCCCTTGTAACCATGGAAATGGACACAGATGGCATTCTAGGGGCCGGGGCTCATATTGAACCCAATGACGATGATGAAGTAGCATACTTGCCATTAGTTGATTACGAAGGGAAACTCCTGCCAGTGCCTTTCCTAATGGGCTCAGag gTTGGTCGTGAAGAAAGCATTCTCCATGAATGGCTAGATTGTGTGGTTACCAAGGGAGGGTGTCTGGTGGCGCTGCAGAAAACCGGAAAGCGGCCATTAATGATCAAACAAATGGTCGATGAATGGCTGGAACATTACCGACAACTTCCGCAGGTCACCATGGCAACTAACAAACAGACAACCCTGGCAGCCCAAACATTCTCCAGTGATGGAGAGAGTGATCAGGAATGA
- the LOC105331306 gene encoding alpha-1,6-mannosyl-glycoprotein 2-beta-N-acetylglucosaminyltransferase, translating to MRVRPSRLLRSLFLVVLILFVMLNMHVLLNFNSHHPASIDPLLYKLRNPDIFINPHVQVGHEKLDSFTPQSNEAKLEVFIPPLMYNQTFFKGDVQENNLTQIKLEIDRVNREQFIHNLHKFGLKLKTDSVVMVIQVHDRAQYLQILVDSLRKVKKIEETLVIFSHDVYSEALNKIVQSIDFCPVMQIFMPVTAQLHPKEFPGEHPNDCPRNIKKAEAATKKCNNWEHPDKYGHYREAKYCQTKHHWLWKLHHVFDELDVMKNYTGQVLLLEEDYYLAPDIITTLQMTLNLKKKECKDCRMITAGNYDKAQIFSSNAGKMELASWISSRHNMGMTFARDLWNEIKKCAKEFCNFDDYNWDWTLQHLSMKCIPGQIKLLKMKATRVFHMGDCGVHHKGKNCNPQVKKAQVENQINQNLKHLFPNVVSVNGQSRFKLRDPKPNGGWGDIRDRNLCLSFVDGA from the exons ATGAGAGTGAGACCGTCTCGTCTGTTACGGAGCCTCTTTCTGGTTGTGCTGATTCTCTTCGTGATGCTCAACATGCACGTGCTGTTGAATTTCAACTCTCACCATCCAGCCTCCATAGACCCCCTCCTCTACAAACTCCGAAATCCAGACATCTTCATCAACCCCCACGTGCAGGTGGGCCACGAGAAACTAGACTCGTTCACACCGCAGAGTAACGAGGCCAAACTCGAAGTATTCATCCCACCGCTCATGTATAATCagactttttttaaaggagaCGTTCAAGAGAACAACCTAACACAAATCAAACTAGAAATAGACAGAGTCAATAGGGAACAATTCATTCATAATTTGCACAAGTTTGGACTGAAGTTAAAGACAGACAGTGTTGTGATGGTCATTCAAGTGCACGATCGGGCCCAGTACCTACAGATCCTCGTGGACTCGCTgcgtaaagtgaagaaaatcgAGGAGACCCTTGTGATATTTAGTCATGACGTGTACTCTGAAGCTCTGAATAAAATTGTGCAATCTATAGATTTTTGTCCG GTGATGCAGATATTTATGCCTGTGACTGCTCAACTTCACCCTAAAGAGTTCCCTGGTGAACATCCCAACGATTGTCCTCGTAATATCAAAAAGGCAGA GGCAGCAACCAAAAAATGCAATAACTGGGAGCATCCCGATAAATATGGACATTACAGAGAGGCCAAATATTGCCAAACAAAGCACCACTGGCTCTGGAAG CTTCACCACGTGTTTGACGAGCTTGACGTGATGAAGAACTACACAGGACAAGTGCTGCTCCTGGAGGAGGACTACTACCTCGCCCCGGACATCATCACCACGCTACAAATGACACTCAACCTAAAGAAAAA AGAGTGCAAGGACTGCCGTATGATAACAGCGGGAAATTACGACAAGGCTCAAATCTTTTCGTCCAATGCAGGCAAG ATGGAGTTAGCATCTTGGATTTCTTCAAGACACAACATGGGGATGACATTTGCTCGAGATCTATGGAACGAAATCAAGAAGTGTGCCAAA GAATTCTGTAACTTTGATGACTATAACTGGGACTGGACGTTGCAGCATCTAAGTATGAAGTGTATACCAGGCCAGATCAAGTTGCTCAAGATGAAAGCCACTCGTGTGTTCCATATGGGAGATTG TGGAGTACACCACAAGGGAAAGAACTGCAATCCCCAGGTCAAGAAAGCCCAGGTGGAAAACCAGATCAACCAGAACCTGAAGCACCTGTTTCCCAACGTAGTCAGTGTAAACGGACAATCACGCTTCAAGTTACGGGATCCCAAACCTAACGGCGGCTGGGGAGACATTAGGGACAGGAATCTGTGTCTCAGTTTTGTGGACGGAGCTTAA